Proteins encoded in a region of the Nocardia asteroides genome:
- a CDS encoding LacI family transcriptional regulator, translating to MARPTMEDVAARAGVSRALVSLVMRNSPKVSEHRRRAVLDAAKDLGYQPHFMARSLASRTSNIVGVMVSDLRNAFFADVVEGMDAAARESGLELILNTGRRSAARERTALESLLSFRPGGVILLSPILPAAAIRAAAHQAPLVLVSRSSTVAAVDTVTDDGEAGAALAVDHLVSLGHRRIVHMDGGGAFTSAPRRKGYRAAMQRHGLEPMVVPSEHTDSAGMAAVRKLLNLFSHDNFPTALVCGNDFNAVGAMSALEEAGLRVPEDVSVVGYDNTSLAALRHVALTTIDQPRIRMGRLAIDALAERLRDGRTTPVRRRVEPSLIVRATTTAPRRTVPDARRDSP from the coding sequence ATGGCACGCCCGACCATGGAGGACGTCGCCGCCCGCGCGGGCGTCTCCCGCGCTCTGGTCTCACTCGTCATGCGCAACTCCCCCAAGGTCAGCGAGCACCGCCGCCGCGCCGTGCTGGACGCGGCGAAAGACCTCGGCTATCAACCGCACTTCATGGCCCGGTCGCTGGCCAGCCGTACCTCGAACATCGTCGGCGTCATGGTCTCCGACCTGCGCAACGCCTTCTTCGCCGATGTCGTCGAGGGCATGGACGCCGCCGCGCGGGAATCCGGCCTCGAACTGATCCTCAACACCGGCCGGCGCAGCGCAGCGCGCGAACGCACCGCGTTGGAGAGCCTGCTCTCCTTCCGGCCCGGCGGCGTCATCCTGCTGTCCCCCATCCTGCCCGCCGCCGCCATTCGCGCAGCGGCGCACCAAGCTCCCTTGGTGCTGGTCTCCCGCTCCTCCACCGTCGCCGCTGTCGACACTGTCACCGACGACGGCGAGGCAGGCGCCGCCCTCGCCGTCGATCACCTGGTCTCGCTCGGGCATCGGCGCATCGTCCACATGGACGGCGGCGGCGCTTTCACCTCCGCGCCGCGCCGCAAGGGCTACCGCGCCGCCATGCAACGCCACGGCCTGGAACCGATGGTCGTGCCCAGCGAGCACACCGACTCCGCGGGCATGGCCGCGGTGCGCAAACTGCTGAACCTGTTCTCCCACGACAACTTTCCCACGGCGCTGGTGTGCGGCAACGACTTCAACGCCGTGGGGGCGATGTCCGCGCTGGAGGAAGCGGGATTGCGGGTGCCGGAGGACGTCTCGGTGGTCGGCTACGACAACACCTCGCTGGCCGCCCTGCGGCACGTCGCGCTGACCACCATCGACCAACCGCGCATCCGGATGGGCCGCCTCGCGATCGACGCCCTCGCCGAACGCCTCCGCGACGGCCGCACCACACCGGTCCGCCGCCGAGTGGAACCCTCGCTCATCGTTCGCGCCACCACGACCGCCCCACGCCGAACCGTCCCTGATGCCCGTCGCGATTCCCCCTGA
- a CDS encoding cytochrome P450, translated as MSTRTAVGRPVQRAWPVVGHGLTLRRRPLEFFAELHRAPEPLARIRLGSRDAYLVTAPELIVSLLRGKEAHSVEKGAFFEAMRALLGDGLSVSAEPKHLRHRRLMAPAFHHEKIADYVRIMQQEADAMVDGWSDGARLELDDRLRVLAMRIVAKALFASELGEAVVAESLRSFPVIVDELPKRTMLPWLAHIPLRNRTFDAAVRRLSDAIDRIIAEYRAGETDYGDLVSMLLTARFDDGTGLTDRELHDEVMTLYAAGFATTANTMAFAFYELARRADVRERVEEEVAEVLRGGPVTADNIQRLQYTERVMAETLRRYAPTWLGTRETIEKLDLGGVPLPAGTTLFYSPYTLHNNPKHFDDPARFDPDRWTPEYRTTVTRSGIYQPFGLGNRNCIGEPFAWYEAVAILATVVARARLELVPGAAVHEVARATLEVNHLPVTVRLRNAALTTPSA; from the coding sequence ATGAGTACGCGTACGGCTGTCGGCCGCCCGGTCCAGCGAGCATGGCCGGTCGTCGGTCACGGCCTGACCCTACGACGCAGGCCATTGGAATTCTTCGCCGAGCTGCACCGGGCGCCGGAGCCGTTGGCGCGCATCCGGTTGGGCAGCAGAGACGCCTACCTGGTGACCGCGCCGGAGCTGATCGTTTCGTTGCTGCGCGGCAAGGAGGCGCACAGCGTCGAGAAGGGGGCGTTCTTCGAGGCCATGCGCGCACTGCTGGGCGATGGTCTGTCGGTGTCGGCCGAGCCCAAGCACCTGCGGCATCGCCGCCTGATGGCACCGGCCTTTCACCACGAGAAGATCGCCGACTATGTGCGGATCATGCAGCAGGAAGCCGATGCCATGGTGGACGGCTGGAGTGACGGCGCGCGATTGGAGCTCGATGACCGGTTGCGGGTGCTGGCTATGCGGATCGTCGCGAAGGCTTTGTTCGCCAGCGAACTCGGCGAAGCGGTGGTCGCGGAGTCGCTGCGTTCGTTTCCGGTGATCGTCGACGAGCTACCGAAACGCACCATGCTGCCGTGGCTGGCGCACATCCCACTGCGCAACCGCACTTTCGACGCCGCAGTGCGCAGGCTCTCCGATGCGATCGACCGCATCATCGCCGAATACCGAGCAGGCGAAACCGATTACGGCGACTTGGTGTCGATGCTGCTCACAGCCCGTTTCGACGACGGCACCGGACTCACCGATCGAGAACTCCACGACGAGGTGATGACGCTCTACGCCGCGGGTTTCGCAACCACAGCCAACACCATGGCTTTCGCCTTCTACGAGTTGGCGCGGCGCGCGGACGTGCGAGAGCGAGTCGAAGAGGAAGTCGCCGAGGTGCTGCGCGGCGGCCCGGTAACCGCTGACAACATCCAGCGTCTCCAATACACCGAACGAGTGATGGCAGAGACACTGCGCCGATACGCTCCCACCTGGCTCGGCACACGCGAGACGATCGAGAAACTCGACCTCGGCGGAGTCCCACTCCCCGCGGGCACCACGCTCTTCTACTCGCCGTACACGCTGCACAACAACCCGAAGCACTTCGACGATCCGGCCCGGTTCGACCCGGACCGATGGACGCCGGAATACCGCACGACCGTCACCCGATCCGGGATATACCAGCCCTTCGGCCTCGGCAACCGAAACTGCATCGGCGAACCGTTCGCGTGGTACGAAGCGGTCGCCATTTTGGCTACGGTCGTTGCGCGGGCGCGGCTGGAGTTGGTGCCGGGCGCTGCTGTGCACGAAGTTGCGCGCGCGACCCTGGAAGTGAACCACCTCCCGGTGACGGTGCGGTTGCGTAACGCAGCGCTGACCACGCCGTCGGCCTGA
- a CDS encoding sugar phosphate isomerase/epimerase, giving the protein MTESLSPLRIAAAPISWGVCEVPGWGHVLDARTVLSEMAALGLTATELGPPGYLPGDPGELRRLLENFGIAPVGGFLAVVLHRDRQSALAHAERTAALLAATGAEVLVLAAATGLGGYDERPRLDDAEWRALVDASRAIRDAAAAHGLRTVLHPHVGTHVASEAEVERFLADSDLDICLDTGHLLIGGADPVRLARRHAERIGHIHLKDVRGALAEEVRAGTLEYSAAVRRGLYVPLGEGDVDIAALVRTVQATGYRGWYVLEQDTALWPGDSARQASIDTGRSLRRLADIALAAAGI; this is encoded by the coding sequence ATGACCGAATCCCTCTCCCCACTGCGCATCGCGGCCGCGCCGATCTCGTGGGGAGTCTGCGAGGTCCCCGGCTGGGGCCACGTGCTCGACGCACGCACCGTCCTGTCGGAGATGGCCGCGCTCGGCCTGACTGCCACCGAGCTCGGACCACCCGGCTACCTGCCGGGCGACCCGGGTGAACTGCGTCGGCTGCTCGAGAACTTCGGAATCGCTCCGGTCGGCGGGTTCCTCGCCGTCGTGCTGCACCGCGATCGGCAGTCGGCCCTCGCGCACGCCGAGCGCACGGCGGCGTTGCTGGCCGCCACGGGTGCGGAAGTCCTCGTGCTCGCCGCCGCGACGGGTCTCGGCGGATACGACGAGCGCCCGCGCCTCGACGACGCAGAATGGCGGGCCTTGGTCGACGCCTCCCGCGCCATCCGCGATGCCGCCGCCGCGCACGGCCTGCGCACGGTACTGCACCCGCATGTCGGCACGCACGTGGCGAGCGAGGCCGAGGTCGAGCGGTTCCTCGCCGATTCCGACCTCGACATCTGCCTGGACACCGGGCATCTGCTCATCGGCGGCGCCGATCCGGTCCGGCTCGCGCGGCGACATGCCGAGCGGATCGGGCACATCCATCTCAAGGACGTCCGTGGCGCGCTGGCCGAGGAGGTCCGCGCCGGAACGCTGGAGTACAGCGCGGCCGTGCGCCGTGGGCTGTATGTCCCACTGGGTGAGGGTGACGTCGATATCGCGGCACTCGTGCGCACCGTGCAGGCCACGGGCTATCGGGGCTGGTACGTGCTGGAGCAGGACACCGCGCTGTGGCCGGGCGACTCGGCGCGGCAGGCGAGCATCGACACCGGGCGCAGCTTGCGCCGTCTCGCGGACATCGCGCTGGCCGCGGCCGGGATCTAG
- a CDS encoding GNAT family N-acetyltransferase has protein sequence MKPEQSPAADGIDFQHYTAAQARELRDEVERIFRDSYVDTIESGGEFESPESFMHRFDAYTDPARAGGFELVIARLDGEFCGQAWGWPLNAHTAWWDGLRLDEGDRAAFTAENGSRTFAFSEIMVRAQFTGKGIARALHDELLAFRPERRATLLVRPDNHRAYDKYRRWGWYRVGTLRPSWLGAPQFDVLIRELQQADAD, from the coding sequence GTGAAGCCCGAGCAGTCCCCGGCGGCAGACGGCATCGACTTCCAGCACTACACCGCCGCACAGGCCCGCGAACTCCGCGATGAAGTAGAACGCATCTTCCGCGACTCCTACGTCGATACGATCGAGTCCGGCGGAGAGTTCGAATCCCCCGAGTCGTTTATGCACCGATTCGATGCCTACACCGACCCTGCCCGCGCCGGTGGGTTCGAGTTGGTAATCGCCCGCTTGGACGGTGAGTTCTGCGGCCAGGCGTGGGGTTGGCCGCTCAACGCCCACACCGCGTGGTGGGACGGGCTGAGGCTCGACGAAGGCGACCGGGCGGCCTTCACTGCCGAGAACGGCTCTCGCACATTCGCGTTCAGCGAGATCATGGTGCGCGCACAGTTCACCGGGAAGGGTATCGCGCGCGCCCTGCATGACGAACTGCTCGCGTTCCGGCCCGAGCGGCGCGCGACATTGCTGGTTCGCCCGGATAATCACCGGGCGTATGACAAGTATCGCCGGTGGGGGTGGTACCGGGTCGGCACTCTGCGCCCGAGCTGGCTTGGCGCCCCGCAGTTCGACGTTCTGATTCGCGAGCTTCAGCAGGCTGATGCGGACTAG
- a CDS encoding DNA cytosine methyltransferase, with the protein MSRTVGSRSLTMIDLFAGCGGMTSGFAAAKGYKPVMAVEFNLEAAATYALNFGEGHTHYADIADIGDDEIPQADIVIGGPPCQGFSNLGSKNVDDPRNKLWKEYIRFVRHAHPKVFVIENVDRFFSSSEFALLQAEARPGGLLEEYHLESGLLLAADFGVPQRRKRTIVIGSRIGSIPLPNPTHRRPGSMGDEPAWHTTSDVLAGLPEVPPTRELPDSWIQVFGERVRGVFKTPELHIGRNPTALSLQRYRHIPPGGGRFDLPDHLLSRCWREKKTGTTDVMGRMRWDMPSLTIRTEFYKPEKGQYLHPQWDRHDPDRSVDRPITHYEAARLQSFPDSFGWCGSKIEVAKQIGNAVPPILAEAIAHHLKPYLRGTAGEQGKKKSRRPSCRLCDGHQ; encoded by the coding sequence ATGTCTCGAACCGTGGGTTCACGATCCTTAACGATGATCGACTTGTTCGCAGGCTGCGGCGGAATGACCTCAGGCTTTGCGGCCGCTAAGGGCTATAAGCCCGTCATGGCGGTGGAGTTCAACCTGGAGGCGGCAGCAACCTATGCACTGAACTTCGGTGAGGGCCACACCCACTACGCCGACATCGCCGATATAGGCGATGACGAGATCCCGCAAGCCGACATCGTCATCGGCGGGCCCCCATGCCAGGGCTTCTCCAACCTCGGCTCAAAGAACGTGGACGACCCACGAAACAAGCTGTGGAAGGAGTACATCCGCTTCGTCCGCCACGCCCACCCGAAGGTCTTTGTCATCGAGAACGTCGATCGGTTTTTCTCCTCCAGCGAGTTCGCCCTCCTCCAAGCCGAAGCGCGGCCTGGAGGGTTGTTGGAGGAGTATCACCTAGAGTCCGGGTTACTGCTGGCTGCCGACTTCGGCGTTCCACAGCGGCGCAAGCGGACGATTGTCATCGGATCACGTATCGGTTCGATCCCCCTGCCGAACCCGACGCATCGCCGACCTGGCTCTATGGGAGACGAGCCAGCCTGGCATACGACTAGTGATGTGTTGGCAGGTCTCCCCGAGGTCCCTCCGACTCGGGAACTGCCCGACTCCTGGATTCAGGTCTTCGGCGAGAGAGTACGAGGGGTGTTCAAGACTCCGGAACTACACATTGGACGCAATCCGACGGCCCTGTCTCTGCAGCGCTATCGCCATATCCCGCCCGGCGGTGGCCGATTCGATCTGCCGGACCACTTGTTGTCGCGGTGCTGGAGGGAGAAGAAGACCGGCACGACCGACGTCATGGGCCGTATGCGGTGGGATATGCCATCTCTCACGATTCGGACCGAGTTTTACAAGCCAGAGAAGGGTCAGTACCTGCATCCTCAATGGGACCGGCACGATCCAGACCGAAGCGTGGATCGCCCGATCACCCACTATGAGGCAGCACGTCTGCAAAGCTTCCCCGACTCGTTCGGTTGGTGCGGCAGCAAGATCGAGGTCGCAAAGCAGATCGGCAACGCCGTTCCGCCCATACTCGCGGAGGCCATCGCTCACCACCTCAAGCCGTACCTGCGTGGCACGGCCGGAGAGCAGGGCAAAAAGAAGTCAAGGCGGCCGTCGTGCCGGTTGTGCGACGGGCATCAATAA
- a CDS encoding NUDIX domain-containing protein, producing MSFRLAAYAVCIEDGRVLLVRYVPPRGETNWTLPGGGVEHAEDPFDAVTRELAEETGCHGVVERLLGVDSRVIPAAAAHAGSEHQNIGIFYRVRVTGGRLRHEPNGETAEPIWTPIPDVAWLRRSSLVDIGLALARTAPATGHVAPVPVGGLIQH from the coding sequence ATGAGTTTCAGGCTGGCGGCATACGCCGTCTGCATCGAGGATGGACGGGTGCTGCTCGTCCGTTACGTACCACCGAGGGGCGAGACCAACTGGACTCTTCCGGGCGGTGGGGTCGAGCACGCGGAGGACCCGTTCGACGCGGTGACCCGAGAGCTCGCTGAAGAAACCGGCTGCCACGGGGTGGTCGAACGTCTACTCGGCGTGGACTCGAGGGTAATTCCCGCGGCAGCCGCGCATGCCGGATCCGAGCACCAGAATATCGGCATCTTCTACCGGGTCCGCGTTACCGGCGGGCGACTGCGGCATGAGCCCAATGGTGAGACCGCCGAGCCGATCTGGACCCCGATTCCCGATGTCGCCTGGCTGCGCCGGTCATCACTGGTCGACATCGGTCTGGCGCTGGCTCGGACCGCTCCGGCAACCGGCCATGTCGCTCCCGTCCCGGTCGGCGGCTTGATCCAGCATTGA
- a CDS encoding type II site-specific deoxyribonuclease — MENAAAEHLKSVRPDLAIRQSRPAMDFEQYRHLGVFRQFQKSYRQPTDELELVLRDLQQLPPSPAITDLTVRLQAVREGVQENHGLVSQLVGTMPEESMLKIDITVSAPNTPARLLVGLSSKWTLRTDRAQDCVSQGAKLVNLRRGHMPHYAVLTMEPRPAMLKLIAYGSGAVDCVYHLALPELRIAAQAIEAQRGGIWLPRVNLERMVAQRRVRPYQDLVDEIRRLPIYQSAIAGSEENS, encoded by the coding sequence ATGGAGAACGCCGCTGCGGAGCACCTGAAATCAGTGCGACCGGACCTGGCTATTCGACAGTCCAGGCCAGCGATGGATTTCGAGCAGTACCGCCACCTCGGCGTGTTTCGCCAGTTCCAGAAGTCATATCGCCAACCGACCGACGAGCTGGAACTCGTCCTCCGAGACCTACAGCAGCTACCCCCATCTCCCGCGATCACCGACCTCACGGTTCGCCTTCAAGCCGTGAGAGAAGGCGTCCAAGAGAACCACGGCCTTGTGTCTCAGCTCGTGGGCACAATGCCCGAGGAATCGATGCTCAAGATTGACATCACCGTCAGTGCGCCGAACACGCCGGCTCGGTTGCTTGTCGGCTTGTCCTCTAAGTGGACCCTTCGCACCGACCGAGCCCAGGATTGCGTCTCCCAGGGCGCGAAACTGGTCAATCTACGCCGAGGGCACATGCCTCACTATGCAGTTCTGACGATGGAGCCGCGTCCTGCGATGCTGAAACTCATCGCGTACGGATCGGGTGCTGTCGACTGCGTATATCATCTGGCGTTGCCTGAGCTTCGCATCGCCGCTCAAGCCATCGAAGCACAGCGCGGCGGAATCTGGCTGCCTAGAGTCAACCTCGAGCGGATGGTCGCACAGCGGCGCGTTCGTCCGTATCAAGACCTAGTTGACGAGATTAGGCGCCTACCTATCTATCAGTCAGCGATCGCGGGGAGCGAAGAAAATTCTTGA
- a CDS encoding DNA-directed RNA polymerase subunit beta translates to MSSPNDIQDTPLSVCHFYRKVCDLPAEVDPPHTGRIVIRTGVVCGLMMPAFIGSEVKMRMQCHGQQVGPILTHPRSQSWTFLACADLPDAIGLFAEMSRLQVSIICGGGIIALPGPGQRPGFFRAWVQPPRDPFRPSGTAVIDAIRGCVVQRASKRRGLVNHV, encoded by the coding sequence ATGAGTTCGCCGAACGACATCCAGGACACGCCGTTGTCGGTGTGCCATTTCTACCGAAAGGTGTGTGATCTGCCCGCTGAAGTAGACCCGCCGCATACGGGGCGGATCGTGATCCGAACCGGCGTTGTGTGCGGGCTGATGATGCCAGCCTTCATCGGCTCTGAAGTGAAGATGCGGATGCAGTGCCACGGCCAGCAGGTCGGCCCGATTCTGACGCATCCGCGTTCGCAAAGCTGGACATTCCTGGCGTGTGCGGACCTCCCGGACGCGATCGGGTTGTTCGCAGAGATGTCGCGGTTGCAGGTCTCCATCATCTGTGGCGGAGGGATCATTGCCCTACCTGGCCCGGGCCAGCGCCCGGGTTTTTTCCGTGCGTGGGTGCAGCCGCCGCGCGACCCGTTCCGCCCGTCCGGGACTGCCGTGATCGATGCGATTCGGGGATGTGTTGTGCAGCGTGCGAGCAAGCGGCGGGGCCTGGTGAACCATGTCTGA
- a CDS encoding restriction endonuclease has product MDEVVAWFRGQKNLEARFAAVFRQALDEVLDGQRTGRFDINQLAKTEKTYLGTKVEIVVRAAFELSPGDRMDYKVAGHDIDAKFSLSGGWAIPTEAMGHLCLLMAANDHKGVFDVGIMRIRADVLNKGFNKDGKTTITKNARESIVWLARNSSLPRNLLLSLPENDVKQIMGARSGQQRINELLRRVQGVIIDRNTAVTVAQQHDGLKRCRDARPVLRREGIAVLGHQKDSPRIARGLELPVPAKGNFIAVRLVRVADGAVGRPAVLIGGHRYVAAHPEEPLEYLPDILY; this is encoded by the coding sequence TTGGATGAGGTCGTAGCGTGGTTTCGAGGTCAAAAGAACCTAGAGGCGCGTTTCGCTGCGGTTTTCCGACAAGCTCTCGACGAAGTTCTCGACGGACAGCGAACCGGTCGGTTTGATATTAATCAGCTTGCGAAGACCGAAAAGACCTATCTCGGCACCAAGGTTGAGATCGTTGTACGCGCTGCCTTCGAGCTTTCTCCCGGTGACCGCATGGACTACAAAGTTGCAGGCCATGACATCGATGCCAAGTTCTCCTTGTCCGGCGGGTGGGCGATACCGACTGAAGCCATGGGGCATCTCTGCCTGCTCATGGCAGCAAATGATCACAAGGGCGTGTTCGACGTGGGCATCATGCGAATACGAGCGGACGTGCTGAACAAGGGCTTCAATAAGGATGGCAAGACAACGATCACCAAGAATGCTAGGGAGTCCATCGTCTGGTTGGCTCGAAACTCCTCCCTACCGCGCAACTTGCTGCTCTCGCTTCCGGAGAACGACGTCAAGCAAATCATGGGTGCCAGGTCAGGGCAGCAGCGGATCAATGAGTTGCTGCGTCGCGTGCAAGGAGTGATTATCGATCGCAACACGGCCGTGACGGTGGCTCAGCAGCATGACGGATTGAAGCGGTGCCGCGACGCACGTCCGGTACTGCGTCGGGAGGGTATTGCAGTCCTGGGTCATCAAAAAGACAGCCCGAGGATTGCTCGAGGGTTAGAACTGCCGGTACCGGCGAAGGGTAATTTTATCGCCGTTCGGCTTGTTCGTGTCGCCGACGGTGCTGTTGGTCGACCAGCAGTACTGATAGGTGGGCACCGCTATGTCGCAGCGCATCCCGAGGAGCCACTTGAGTACCTTCCGGACATCCTTTATTGA
- the ilvC gene encoding ketol-acid reductoisomerase, translating to MFYDDDADLSIIQGRKVAVIGYGSQGHAHSLSLRDSGVEVRVGLAEGSKSRPKAEEAGLTVGTPAEVSAWADLIMVLAPDTAQASIFTNDIEPNLNDGDALFFGHGLNIHFGLIKPPANVTIGMVAPKGPGHLVRRQFVDGKGVPALIAIDQDPKGEGQALALSYAKGIGGTRAGVIKTTFKEETETDLFGEQAVLCGGTEELVKTGFEVMVEAGYAPEMAYFEVLHELKLIVDLMYEGGIARMNYSVSDTAEFGGYLSGPRVIDADTKKRMQDILKDIQDGSFVKRLVANVEGGNKELEALRKQNAEHPIEVTGAKLRGLMSWVDRPITETA from the coding sequence ATGTTCTACGACGACGATGCCGACCTGTCGATCATCCAGGGCCGCAAGGTCGCTGTCATCGGCTACGGCAGCCAGGGGCACGCGCACTCGCTGAGCCTGCGCGACTCGGGCGTCGAGGTCCGCGTCGGCCTGGCCGAGGGTTCGAAGTCGCGTCCGAAGGCCGAGGAGGCGGGCCTGACCGTCGGCACTCCGGCGGAGGTCTCGGCGTGGGCGGACCTCATCATGGTGCTCGCGCCCGACACCGCGCAGGCGTCGATCTTCACCAATGACATCGAGCCGAACCTGAACGACGGCGACGCGCTGTTCTTCGGCCACGGCCTCAACATCCACTTCGGCCTGATCAAGCCGCCGGCCAACGTCACCATCGGCATGGTGGCCCCGAAGGGTCCGGGCCACCTGGTGCGTCGTCAGTTCGTCGACGGCAAGGGCGTCCCGGCGCTGATCGCGATCGATCAGGATCCCAAGGGTGAGGGCCAGGCGCTGGCGCTGTCCTACGCCAAGGGCATCGGCGGCACCCGCGCGGGCGTCATCAAGACCACCTTCAAGGAAGAGACCGAGACCGACCTGTTCGGTGAGCAGGCCGTGCTCTGCGGTGGCACCGAGGAACTGGTCAAGACCGGTTTCGAGGTCATGGTCGAGGCCGGTTACGCGCCGGAGATGGCCTACTTCGAGGTGCTGCACGAGCTGAAGCTGATCGTCGACCTGATGTACGAGGGCGGCATCGCGCGGATGAACTACTCGGTGTCCGACACCGCCGAGTTCGGCGGCTACCTGTCGGGTCCGCGGGTGATCGACGCCGACACCAAGAAGCGCATGCAGGACATCCTCAAGGACATCCAGGACGGCAGCTTCGTCAAGCGCCTGGTCGCCAACGTCGAGGGCGGCAACAAGGAGCTCGAGGCGCTGCGCAAGCAGAACGCCGAGCACCCGATCGAGGTCACCGGCGCCAAGCTGCGCGGCCTGATGAGCTGGGTGGATCGTCCTATCACCGAGACCGCCTGA
- a CDS encoding Gfo/Idh/MocA family oxidoreductase, protein MSSHRAVTLGLAGTGRIGTSHAATLRKLPNVATVLVADAVPDRARAAATDLGIEFAPDLDALFAADLDGLIIATATDSHPDLIIRAVDAGIPVFCEKPVAADITGTLAVVDHIRDSRVPVQIGFQRRFDAGYRAARDAVRSGELGWLHTLRATTLDPSPPPADYIPRSGGIFRDCGVHDFDIIRWVTGREVTEVFALGANRGAPFFAEADDVDTAAVLLRLDDGTLATVSLTRYNGAGYDVRLEALGSEGNAIVGLDDRAPLTSVEPDHSPSLYPPYGGFMERFRLAYADELAAFIEVATGQLENPCPPADALEAFYVAEACDLSRRDGRAVEIAEVRR, encoded by the coding sequence ATGTCCTCCCACCGAGCCGTCACGCTGGGCCTCGCCGGAACCGGCCGCATCGGGACCTCGCACGCCGCTACCCTGAGGAAACTCCCGAACGTGGCCACCGTCCTGGTCGCCGACGCCGTCCCCGACCGCGCCCGCGCCGCCGCCACCGACCTCGGCATCGAATTCGCCCCCGACCTCGACGCCCTCTTCGCCGCCGACCTCGACGGCCTGATCATCGCCACCGCCACCGACTCCCACCCCGACCTGATCATCCGCGCCGTCGACGCGGGCATCCCCGTCTTCTGTGAGAAGCCCGTGGCCGCCGACATCACCGGCACCCTCGCCGTGGTCGACCACATCCGCGACTCCCGCGTTCCCGTCCAGATCGGCTTCCAACGCCGCTTCGACGCCGGCTACCGAGCCGCCCGCGACGCCGTCCGGTCGGGCGAACTCGGCTGGCTGCATACGTTGCGCGCGACCACCCTCGACCCTTCTCCGCCGCCCGCCGACTACATCCCGCGCTCAGGCGGCATCTTCCGCGACTGCGGGGTGCACGATTTCGACATCATCCGGTGGGTGACGGGGCGGGAGGTCACCGAGGTGTTCGCGCTCGGGGCGAACCGGGGTGCGCCGTTCTTCGCCGAAGCAGACGACGTGGACACCGCCGCCGTGCTGTTGCGCCTGGACGACGGAACCCTCGCGACCGTGTCGCTGACCCGCTACAACGGGGCGGGATACGACGTCCGGCTCGAGGCGTTGGGCTCCGAGGGGAACGCCATTGTCGGACTGGACGACCGCGCGCCGCTGACTTCCGTCGAACCCGACCACAGCCCCTCCCTCTATCCCCCCTATGGGGGTTTCATGGAGCGGTTCCGTTTGGCCTATGCCGACGAATTGGCGGCGTTCATCGAAGTCGCGACCGGTCAACTCGAGAATCCCTGCCCTCCGGCCGACGCATTGGAGGCGTTCTACGTTGCCGAAGCCTGCGATCTGTCTCGGCGGGACGGCCGGGCTGTCGAGATAGCTGAAGTCCGGCGTTGA